GATCCGTACCCAGTCTTTAGCGTAAGCTCCTTTTTTTCGGGCATCTTCGTGATAAAGTTTACAACCCCACCCATAGCGTATCCACCGTAGAGGGCAGAAAAAGGTCCTTTGACAACTTCAACCCTTTCGAGATCCTCGGGATAGTATCCTCCCATTCTTACGCTTCCCGTATAGGCATTGTTAAGCGGTATCCCATTCATCAGGATAAGCGTCCTTTTCTGGTCTGGAATTCCCCTCAACGTTATTGATGAGAGTGTATCCATAAGACCCTTCCCTCTCCTCACGTATACTCCAGGAAGCTCGTTCAAAACCTCGTCTATGGTTAACGGCGACTTAATTTCGATCTCACCTCTTGTCACAACATGGACACTGCCCGGTGCAATTTCGAGAGGGGTCTCTACTCTTGTTGCAGTCACAACAATCGGTTCGAGTCGCTCTTCCGTTTGACTAGTCGCATAAGGCACGAAAAAGCCAAAGATAAATAGAAAAAAGACACAGAGATTGACTTTTCCCATGGGCTCCTCCTTTGCTACGTTTAGGAGATTAGTAATATCCATCTTAAGGTAGGTTGTCAAGAAAAATCAAAATCATAATCCACCAAGTAAAAGCGACCCTGTACAGGGCGGGTCTTTTTTTAATAACACTAAAAATCGATAAATGTTACAAACCAATATCTTTTCTTTGGGGGAGATGCCATAACTGTAATTCGGATCGGCCAGTTTTTAGCAAATTTATGGCTAGTTCTACGCTTATAAAAAAGCAATCAATAGGTCTTTTTCGTATTTGCATAATCGCCCTTTGAATCTCTCGAAACACATCTATGGATATCTTCCTGAAAAAAGGTAGGTTTTTTTGCGAAAGATAGATCCGATTTTAAAGTTAAAAGGCTTTACCGAAAGGATATACCTTAAAAAGGTTCTTTTTCGGGTCTATGTTAACCGCAATCGTAAAGAGAGAGAGTCAAATCTAATCTTGGATTCTCCAATTCTCGATTCCATGTAAAAATCCGTGGGGACTAGGTTCGATTCCTTTTAGTTTTTTACTGGCTAAAAAGAGAAGAGGGGTTTCATAGAGGAAAAGGCAGGCCTGCTTTTCGTATAGGAGTCTTTGGACTTTTTTGTAGATTTGGGCTCTTTTTGACCTGTCAAAGGTTCTTCGTCCTTCTTCCAAGAGTTTATCGACCTCCCTGTCCCTGAATGAAAAAAGGTTCCAGCCACCTTTTGTAGCTTTTGATGAATGCCAGAGATCGAAAATATCAGGGTCCCAGAGATAGGCTCTCGAGAGGATCACCGAATCGAACTCCTTTTCTTCAAGCATTCCGTGCCTTAAGGTCTGCCAATCGAATAACCTTATTTTTACTCTTACTCCAATCTTTTTTAGTTGTTCCACAATTAGCTCTGCAACCCTTTGAGCCTCCTTATTTTCTACGTTTACAGAAATACTGAATTCCACCTTTTCTAAGTTCATCGTTTTAAAAATCTTCTTTGCGGTTTCTGGATCGTAAGGGATAGGTTTGACACTATCGTCGTAATACCATACATTCCTCGGATAAGGCCCCAAAGAGATCCTGCCCTTCCCTAAGAGGACCACGCTTATAATTTCCTCTTTGTTTATAGCGTAAGCTATTGCCTTTCTGAATTTCTCGTTAGCAAAAAGTGGGTTCGATAAGTTAAAGCCTAGGCAAGTGTAGCGGAACGATTCAAACTGGTATTTGTTCAGGTTTTCTTTCGGATTATCTAAA
This window of the Thermodesulfobacteriota bacterium genome carries:
- a CDS encoding ABC transporter substrate-binding protein, whose amino-acid sequence is MKRVTLFGLICLCILPSITEGKSAYEILCALDSEPITINPFFLTDLNSHMISNLIYRGLTSIDNSGQPVPELAYSWEVKDKGRMVIFRLKDNVYWHDGKRFSSEDVIFTYELLSSLQVPSPKKGSLGPVKEIRAQDPKTVIVTYYEPFGSAFKSWTIGILPKHLKDSVLHHASDRTPIGTGPYRLVKWRRGEFMEFESFSRFYGKLPNIKKIKLKFIPDPAIRYLELKTGRLHAAEVPLSFALDNPKENLNKYQFESFRYTCLGFNLSNPLFANEKFRKAIAYAINKEEIISVVLLGKGRISLGPYPRNVWYYDDSVKPIPYDPETAKKIFKTMNLEKVEFSISVNVENKEAQRVAELIVEQLKKIGVRVKIRLFDWQTLRHGMLEEKEFDSVILSRAYLWDPDIFDLWHSSKATKGGWNLFSFRDREVDKLLEEGRRTFDRSKRAQIYKKVQRLLYEKQACLFLYETPLLFLASKKLKGIEPSPHGFLHGIENWRIQD